One part of the Mariniblastus fucicola genome encodes these proteins:
- a CDS encoding N(4)-(beta-N-acetylglucosaminyl)-L-asparaginase — translation MISRRHFIGTTAAVAAGSISASNTASANAVETTDPVRPVVISTWRHGLAANEAAWNVLSAGGSALDAAEQGVRVTESDPKVSSVGIGGWPDASGVVTLDACIMNEKGDCGSVAAMEEIENPITVARMVMEKTPHVMLVGKGAQMFAVENGIPKKNLLTPNAKAQYEKWKSAHPDAIKSRTINIENHDTIGLLTLDSQGNLSGACTTSGMAWKLPGRVGDSPIIGAGLYVDNEVGGATATGVGEAVIRACGSFLVVELMRQGNSPEDACRLAVERVISRSPDWKEIQVGFIAVNKQGEVGGFCIQPGFDYAVYDKAGGNRMFDGKSHVTK, via the coding sequence ATGATTTCACGACGACACTTCATCGGAACCACAGCCGCCGTTGCCGCTGGATCGATCAGCGCTTCCAACACTGCATCGGCCAATGCCGTCGAGACGACGGATCCGGTTCGGCCCGTTGTGATTTCAACCTGGCGACACGGACTGGCCGCGAATGAGGCTGCCTGGAACGTTCTTTCCGCTGGCGGTTCCGCGCTCGACGCTGCCGAGCAGGGAGTTCGCGTCACGGAGTCGGATCCGAAAGTCTCCAGCGTCGGAATTGGTGGCTGGCCCGACGCGTCCGGAGTCGTCACGCTGGACGCATGCATCATGAACGAGAAAGGCGATTGCGGTTCGGTCGCGGCGATGGAAGAAATTGAAAACCCGATCACCGTTGCCCGAATGGTGATGGAAAAGACGCCGCATGTGATGCTGGTTGGGAAAGGCGCCCAGATGTTCGCGGTTGAGAACGGCATCCCGAAGAAAAATTTGCTGACGCCGAATGCGAAAGCCCAGTACGAGAAATGGAAGTCGGCACATCCGGACGCGATCAAGTCACGCACGATCAATATTGAGAACCACGACACGATCGGTCTGTTGACGTTGGACTCCCAAGGCAACCTTTCCGGCGCCTGCACCACCAGCGGAATGGCGTGGAAGCTTCCCGGCCGCGTTGGCGATTCTCCGATTATCGGCGCCGGGCTGTACGTGGACAACGAGGTCGGCGGCGCTACCGCAACGGGTGTTGGCGAGGCTGTGATTCGCGCCTGTGGAAGTTTTCTGGTGGTTGAACTGATGCGTCAGGGCAACTCACCAGAAGACGCTTGCCGCCTGGCGGTCGAACGAGTGATCTCCCGCTCTCCAGACTGGAAGGAAATTCAGGTCGGCTTCATCGCGGTCAACAAGCAGGGCGAAGTCGGCGGATTCTGCATCCAGCCCGGTTTCGACTACGCCGTGTACGACAAGGCCGGTGGCAATCGAATGTTCGACGGCAAAAGCCACGTGACCAAATAG
- a CDS encoding AAA family ATPase, with the protein MKTWQEISTASDSLIIEWAESQPWCAPMRNCQQDPQWHAEGDVWTHTRMVLDELLQLDEYADLPRHEQIVLLLTAIFHDSGKPATTIVEESTGRIRSPKHAAIGTRIARRQLMEIGCPLEIREHVCHLVLFHGRPPYLGSNRSAADDVIRVSTFLCNRMLYLFALADTRGRICTSSENGNPEEILELWKLESQELNCFDSHYEFSNDHARFLYYRSQLDNLHYQPFEDFRCRMTLTSGLPGAGKDNWLEENRGDLPVVSLDSIRRDLKVDPKGNQGVVIQKAKEMCRHFLRDRVDFAVSATNVTRQIRQLWIDLGASYNARIEIAYVEPPLGVIYEQNRSREGIDAVPAKVIDRLISKLDPPTLAECHELIVATDHRQ; encoded by the coding sequence ATGAAAACCTGGCAGGAAATCTCGACGGCCTCAGATTCGCTCATCATCGAATGGGCTGAATCCCAACCGTGGTGTGCGCCGATGCGGAATTGTCAGCAGGATCCGCAGTGGCATGCCGAAGGTGATGTGTGGACGCATACGCGCATGGTTTTGGATGAACTGTTACAGCTGGATGAATACGCCGATTTGCCGCGACACGAGCAGATTGTGCTTTTGTTGACAGCGATCTTTCATGATTCCGGCAAGCCAGCGACAACGATCGTTGAGGAATCGACGGGCCGAATTCGTTCGCCGAAACACGCTGCGATCGGAACTCGAATCGCCAGAAGACAACTAATGGAAATTGGATGTCCGCTTGAAATTCGAGAACACGTTTGTCATCTGGTATTGTTTCATGGTCGACCACCGTATCTTGGAAGCAATCGCTCTGCCGCAGATGACGTGATACGGGTTTCGACGTTTCTGTGCAATCGAATGTTATATCTGTTTGCACTTGCAGATACACGAGGTCGAATTTGCACCAGCAGCGAGAATGGGAACCCGGAAGAAATTCTCGAATTGTGGAAGCTTGAATCACAAGAGCTGAACTGTTTCGATTCGCACTACGAGTTCAGCAATGATCACGCCCGGTTTCTGTATTATCGCAGCCAACTCGATAATCTTCACTACCAGCCGTTCGAAGACTTTCGATGTCGCATGACGCTGACCAGTGGACTGCCCGGAGCCGGCAAAGATAACTGGCTGGAGGAAAATCGTGGCGACTTGCCAGTCGTTTCGCTTGATTCAATTCGCCGCGATCTGAAAGTTGATCCGAAGGGCAACCAGGGAGTCGTCATCCAAAAAGCGAAAGAAATGTGTCGTCATTTTTTACGTGATCGCGTCGATTTCGCGGTCAGCGCCACCAACGTCACGCGTCAGATTCGACAGCTCTGGATTGACCTCGGCGCCAGCTACAACGCGCGGATTGAGATCGCGTATGTTGAGCCTCCTCTGGGTGTAATCTACGAACAAAACCGCAGTCGCGAGGGAATTGATGCGGTTCCGGCCAAAGTCATCGATCGCTTGATCAGCAAGCTCGATCCGCCGACGCTGGCTGAGTGTCATGAGCTAATCGTCGCCACCGATCACCGACAATAG
- a CDS encoding RNA ligase family protein codes for MGTSHGDFVKYPRTPHIAGSTGTSDDKRLGADDTEKILSDPSLIVEEKLDGTNVGLHFSDGELVLQCRGHEITAGMHPQYDLFKQWATVKRNTFEEMLGEQFIIYGEWMYATHCIHYQELPHYFFEFDIYDKSDDKFLTLEARLDLLHDTGIETVPVVHRGELSFDELLELVVSSPFGASLEHPTTGEIDDLVEGLYLRTEDDAKVTSRAKYVRPEFIEKIKQSQHWQYERMIPNELTENADIWK; via the coding sequence ATGGGCACCAGCCACGGTGACTTTGTCAAATACCCTCGTACGCCACATATCGCTGGCTCAACAGGTACGTCTGACGACAAAAGATTGGGTGCCGACGATACGGAGAAAATACTCTCTGACCCGTCGCTGATTGTCGAAGAAAAACTTGACGGCACCAATGTCGGTTTGCACTTTTCCGATGGCGAACTGGTCCTGCAATGCCGCGGTCACGAGATTACCGCCGGAATGCACCCGCAGTACGATTTGTTTAAACAGTGGGCTACCGTCAAGCGAAACACGTTCGAGGAAATGCTCGGCGAGCAGTTTATTATCTACGGCGAGTGGATGTACGCGACGCATTGCATTCACTATCAGGAATTGCCGCATTACTTTTTTGAGTTTGACATCTACGACAAATCAGATGACAAATTTCTGACTCTTGAAGCTCGACTGGATCTCCTGCACGACACAGGGATTGAAACAGTTCCCGTGGTGCATCGCGGCGAACTTTCGTTTGACGAATTGTTGGAACTGGTCGTGAGTTCACCGTTTGGCGCCTCTCTTGAGCATCCGACCACCGGAGAAATTGACGACTTGGTGGAAGGCCTGTACCTCCGCACCGAAGATGATGCGAAAGTCACTTCGCGAGCCAAATACGTACGGCCGGAGTTCATTGAAAAGATCAAACAGAGCCAGCACTGGCAGTACGAACGAATGATCCCGAACGAGTTGACGGAAAACGCGGATATCTGGAAGTGA
- a CDS encoding copper homeostasis protein CutC: MLLEICIDSFNSATAAKSGGADRLEVCSALAVGGTTPANSLLEQCVHELGMPCMMMIRPHDGGFVYDVDDVRTMIGSVQQARSIGVQGIVFGALTPDRNIDLEACKRLLDAADGLESTFHRAIDVANDVLGTLAQLESLGIDRVLTSGQRSTAIEGAETIRQMVQQSTSIKILAGSGVNASNVVDLIEQTGVHEVHASASIAATESQSNDHVSFGQHRRVTCSEKVGEIKANLEGR; the protein is encoded by the coding sequence ATGCTTCTTGAAATCTGCATCGACTCGTTTAACTCCGCGACCGCCGCGAAATCTGGCGGCGCCGATCGCCTCGAAGTTTGCAGCGCTCTCGCCGTTGGCGGCACCACGCCCGCCAACTCTCTACTCGAACAATGCGTCCACGAACTCGGTATGCCTTGCATGATGATGATCCGTCCTCACGACGGGGGATTCGTCTACGACGTCGACGATGTACGCACCATGATCGGCAGCGTCCAACAGGCTCGCTCGATCGGAGTTCAGGGAATTGTATTCGGCGCGTTGACGCCCGATCGCAACATCGACCTCGAAGCCTGCAAACGATTGCTCGACGCGGCCGACGGTTTGGAGTCCACGTTTCATCGAGCCATCGACGTGGCCAACGACGTCCTCGGCACCCTGGCTCAACTGGAATCGCTGGGCATCGATCGCGTCCTGACCTCCGGACAACGATCAACTGCGATCGAAGGCGCCGAAACGATTCGCCAGATGGTACAGCAGTCTACTTCGATCAAAATATTGGCTGGCTCCGGCGTCAATGCTTCCAATGTCGTGGATTTGATCGAGCAAACCGGTGTCCATGAAGTCCACGCCAGCGCCAGCATCGCGGCGACAGAATCCCAATCCAACGATCACGTTTCATTCGGCCAGCATCGTCGAGTTACCTGTTCTGAGAAAGTTGGCGAAATCAAAGCGAACCTTGAGGGCCGTTAA
- a CDS encoding TPM domain-containing protein produces MALTFSFAFVLPLSSVSAQENRGVEFRVDGSKSSKSQTPTNQQNARPASARPVGKITPYNIPTPRPEGWVVDLTNTLNAEEKNHINEVCEEVFQTVGREMTVVVIDTTNGVHHRTFGMNLFNHWQVGSAFRNNGILVMAAIKDRQAEIVLGKGIDTTEQERVAQQIMDNVIVPNFQRNDPGSALYEGIRACAARILLVSDIKAPPELPSAAEKRAQQRKYQRRRSLIPWFLGALGVGGLGLVIGGRYWIRYRPRICEVCNDRRVLLDEVKDDEFLDPPERLEERIGSVDYDVWACLTCEEVIKIRYGKFWTRYSFCPKCGYATRSKITRTLIHATTSHGGKVLVEEKCANCDYYDRHTYYTPRVVKSSSSSSSGFGGGSSGGGFSGGFGGGSSSGGGASGSW; encoded by the coding sequence TTGGCTTTAACTTTTTCGTTCGCGTTCGTGCTGCCGCTGTCGAGTGTTTCTGCACAGGAAAATCGAGGCGTCGAATTTCGCGTCGATGGATCCAAATCTTCCAAATCGCAGACTCCGACCAATCAACAAAACGCGCGTCCCGCCAGTGCACGACCTGTCGGCAAGATCACGCCGTACAACATTCCGACACCGCGGCCCGAAGGCTGGGTCGTTGACCTGACCAACACGCTCAACGCAGAAGAAAAAAACCACATCAACGAAGTCTGTGAGGAAGTCTTCCAAACCGTCGGCCGCGAAATGACGGTGGTTGTGATCGATACTACCAACGGCGTTCATCATCGAACTTTTGGAATGAACCTGTTCAATCACTGGCAAGTCGGCAGCGCATTCCGCAATAACGGAATCCTGGTGATGGCTGCCATCAAGGATCGACAGGCCGAAATCGTTTTAGGTAAAGGCATCGACACGACCGAGCAGGAACGCGTGGCCCAACAGATCATGGACAACGTGATCGTTCCCAATTTCCAGAGAAACGATCCCGGCAGTGCCCTCTACGAAGGCATTCGAGCCTGTGCCGCCAGGATCTTGTTGGTTTCCGATATCAAAGCTCCGCCAGAGCTTCCGTCCGCTGCGGAAAAGCGAGCTCAACAGCGAAAGTATCAGCGCCGCAGAAGTCTGATCCCGTGGTTCCTCGGAGCACTCGGCGTCGGAGGCCTCGGTTTGGTCATTGGAGGCCGCTACTGGATTCGCTATCGACCGAGGATTTGCGAAGTCTGCAACGATCGTCGTGTGTTGCTCGATGAAGTCAAGGATGACGAGTTTCTCGATCCGCCGGAACGACTGGAGGAACGTATCGGTAGTGTGGACTACGACGTGTGGGCCTGTTTGACTTGCGAGGAGGTTATCAAAATCCGCTACGGAAAGTTTTGGACTCGGTACTCGTTTTGTCCAAAATGCGGCTACGCTACGCGCTCCAAAATCACCCGCACGCTGATCCACGCTACGACTTCACACGGCGGAAAGGTTTTGGTTGAGGAGAAATGTGCGAACTGCGACTACTACGATCGGCACACTTACTACACGCCCCGAGTTGTTAAATCTTCTTCCAGCAGTTCATCCGGCTTCGGCGGCGGCAGTAGCGGCGGAGGTTTCAGTGGTGGCTTTGGCGGTGGTAGCTCGTCCGGCGGTGGTGCGAGCGGTAGCTGGTAG
- a CDS encoding L-serine ammonia-lyase: MAISTFELFSIGIGPSSSHTVGPMRAALRFVQQLESESLLSQTSEVIVQLYGSLGATGKGHGSDKAVLGGLVGHAPESVDPEELNSITESVAATGNIHLLGTHEIAFDLKEHLQFSGVVLDFHSNGLRITAKDSAGQTLLERTYYSVGGGFVVDEEADGTDRIVPDTTKVKYPFTSGAELLAICESEGLCISTVMLENEKSWRSESEIRSGLLKIWSAMQTCVENGCRNEGILPGGLKVKRRAAHMHRKLNAEHSDSGAPRSRMDWVNLWALAVNEENAAGGRVVTAPTNGAAGIIPSVMHYYGRFCHGANDDGMVRFLLTAAAIGTLFKINASISGAEVGCQGEVGSACSMAAGGLAEVFGGTPAQVENAAEIGMEHNLGLTCDPIGGLVQVPCIERNAMGAVKAINAARLAMRGDGKHFVSLDKVIKTMRETGKDMQSKYKETARGGLAVNVIEC, encoded by the coding sequence ATGGCGATCAGCACCTTCGAGCTGTTTTCGATCGGCATCGGACCTTCGAGTTCGCACACCGTTGGGCCCATGCGCGCGGCGTTGCGGTTCGTTCAGCAGCTTGAATCCGAAAGCCTGCTTTCTCAGACTTCAGAAGTTATCGTCCAACTCTACGGCTCGCTCGGAGCAACGGGCAAAGGCCACGGTAGCGACAAAGCAGTGCTTGGCGGACTTGTGGGGCATGCGCCAGAAAGCGTTGACCCGGAGGAACTGAACAGCATCACTGAATCCGTTGCGGCGACGGGAAACATTCATTTGCTGGGAACTCACGAGATCGCGTTTGATCTCAAAGAGCATCTGCAATTCTCGGGCGTTGTGCTGGATTTTCACTCCAACGGTTTGCGGATCACGGCCAAAGATTCCGCGGGCCAAACGCTGCTCGAACGCACCTACTATTCGGTCGGAGGCGGCTTTGTCGTTGACGAAGAGGCTGACGGAACCGATCGGATCGTGCCGGATACAACGAAGGTCAAATATCCGTTCACCAGCGGCGCAGAACTGCTCGCCATTTGCGAAAGCGAAGGCCTCTGCATCAGTACAGTCATGCTGGAAAACGAAAAATCCTGGCGTAGTGAATCGGAAATCCGCAGCGGTCTGTTGAAGATCTGGTCAGCGATGCAAACCTGCGTCGAAAATGGTTGTCGCAACGAAGGTATCCTGCCCGGCGGGCTGAAAGTCAAACGTCGCGCCGCTCACATGCATCGAAAACTCAACGCCGAACACAGCGACTCGGGAGCCCCGCGCAGCCGAATGGATTGGGTGAATCTGTGGGCACTGGCGGTCAACGAGGAAAACGCTGCCGGCGGACGAGTCGTCACGGCGCCAACCAATGGAGCCGCCGGAATCATCCCTTCGGTGATGCATTACTACGGTCGGTTTTGCCACGGTGCAAACGACGATGGCATGGTCAGGTTTTTGTTGACCGCAGCCGCGATTGGAACGCTGTTCAAGATTAATGCTTCGATTTCAGGCGCCGAAGTCGGCTGTCAGGGCGAAGTCGGTTCGGCTTGCTCGATGGCCGCAGGAGGTTTGGCAGAAGTCTTTGGCGGAACTCCTGCTCAAGTCGAAAATGCGGCCGAGATCGGCATGGAGCACAACCTTGGGTTAACCTGCGACCCGATCGGCGGGCTGGTTCAGGTTCCGTGTATCGAACGCAACGCCATGGGTGCTGTGAAAGCCATCAACGCCGCGAGGTTGGCGATGCGTGGCGATGGCAAACATTTCGTCTCTCTGGACAAGGTCATCAAAACGATGCGTGAAACCGGCAAGGACATGCAGAGCAAGTACAAGGAAACGGCTCGCGGCGGCTTGGCGGTCAACGTCATCGAGTGCTAG
- a CDS encoding CvpA family protein produces the protein MIIAFVIILFLLVVASTWWYGMWSNFITLINFFIASLIASSFYEPLAHELANSMRQYSALADFIALWILFVGVFILCRTITDTLSPRQMKFDIVTEMIGRSVFSIWIACVFIAFTLFSFHMAPLHPDAFQKEVESSTLGIGPDRMWLAFIQSRSRGALSASTEKNFMVRKYNGSTHPDDAGLDVRVFDPNAKFIDKYHEKRAKLAEKDGFRE, from the coding sequence ATGATCATCGCATTTGTCATCATACTGTTTCTGCTGGTCGTCGCTTCGACGTGGTGGTACGGAATGTGGAGCAACTTCATCACGCTGATCAACTTCTTCATCGCGTCGTTGATCGCTTCGAGTTTCTACGAGCCGCTTGCCCATGAGCTGGCGAACTCGATGAGGCAGTATTCCGCGCTGGCTGATTTCATCGCGTTGTGGATACTGTTCGTCGGTGTGTTTATTCTCTGTCGAACGATCACCGATACGCTGTCGCCGCGGCAGATGAAGTTTGACATCGTGACCGAGATGATTGGGCGAAGCGTATTTTCCATCTGGATTGCGTGCGTGTTTATCGCGTTCACGCTGTTTTCGTTTCACATGGCTCCGCTGCATCCAGACGCCTTTCAAAAAGAAGTCGAATCCTCGACGCTGGGAATTGGTCCCGACCGAATGTGGCTGGCCTTCATCCAAAGCCGCTCTCGCGGGGCTCTGTCCGCATCGACGGAGAAGAATTTCATGGTCCGAAAGTACAACGGGTCGACGCATCCCGATGATGCCGGATTGGATGTTCGCGTTTTTGATCCGAACGCAAAATTCATCGACAAGTATCACGAGAAACGGGCCAAGCTTGCCGAGAAAGATGGCTTTCGGGAATAA
- a CDS encoding ATPase, T2SS/T4P/T4SS family: protein MEQDHQKAAPVVFTPAGDTPEDRKETVEMVKDSPGYPPATNVIAEAIHKDADLTVLDFTPQQVNLRFRIDGLWHPGQPMDRQTGDYMLAVLKQLAGLDFRDRRNRQSGKFETEYQRKKQKFKIVSQGNKTGERVGLYLSYKKPPLDNLTDLGIRKSLIPQIKELMQMDSKGMFLVSAIPGEGYTSAWRAALDSCDRLVKDFFVLEDVNSQEPEVINVFPETFDRAKGETVMTPMPQLLLREPDVLAVPDLTDGPLVDQLVNTSSLHDIPIYLRNPGKNAIDGLLRLLALNPKRHELLQLLSGVLCMRLVRKLCEDCRVAYQPHPKLIQKLGLPQGRIEQLYRPFVFQPGMVDEEQNEIEPCTTCCGIGYKGRTGIFELLKINDQIRESATKNPQFNALVAIAKANGHITLQQEAAIVIAQGITSVEELQRMLQA, encoded by the coding sequence ATGGAACAGGACCATCAAAAAGCTGCCCCCGTCGTTTTCACCCCAGCAGGTGACACGCCGGAGGACCGCAAAGAGACGGTCGAGATGGTCAAGGATTCTCCGGGCTATCCGCCAGCAACAAACGTGATCGCGGAAGCCATCCACAAGGACGCTGACCTGACGGTGCTGGACTTCACGCCGCAGCAAGTCAACTTGCGATTTCGAATCGATGGCTTGTGGCATCCCGGTCAGCCAATGGACCGCCAAACGGGCGACTATATGTTGGCTGTGCTCAAGCAACTGGCCGGTCTGGACTTTCGCGATCGACGCAATCGCCAGTCAGGAAAATTCGAAACCGAGTATCAGCGGAAGAAGCAAAAATTCAAAATCGTTTCTCAAGGCAACAAAACCGGTGAACGAGTCGGGCTGTATTTGTCTTACAAGAAACCGCCGCTTGATAATCTGACCGATTTGGGGATCCGCAAAAGTCTGATTCCGCAGATCAAGGAATTGATGCAGATGGACAGCAAGGGCATGTTCCTTGTTTCCGCGATTCCAGGCGAAGGCTACACCTCGGCGTGGCGTGCTGCACTCGATTCCTGCGATCGACTGGTCAAGGATTTCTTTGTTCTTGAAGATGTGAATTCTCAAGAGCCGGAAGTCATCAACGTTTTCCCGGAGACGTTTGACCGCGCCAAGGGCGAAACGGTGATGACGCCGATGCCGCAACTGCTGCTTCGGGAACCGGATGTTCTCGCGGTTCCAGATCTTACAGACGGGCCGCTGGTGGACCAATTGGTGAACACATCGTCGCTGCACGACATTCCGATCTACTTGCGAAACCCTGGCAAGAACGCGATCGATGGGCTGCTCAGATTGCTGGCTCTGAATCCAAAACGACACGAACTTCTTCAGCTGCTCAGCGGCGTGCTGTGCATGCGACTGGTTCGAAAGCTATGCGAAGATTGCCGCGTCGCGTATCAGCCTCATCCAAAACTGATCCAGAAACTTGGTTTGCCTCAGGGACGCATCGAACAGCTGTATCGTCCGTTTGTCTTTCAACCTGGCATGGTCGACGAAGAGCAAAACGAAATTGAACCTTGTACGACCTGTTGCGGAATTGGGTACAAGGGTCGAACGGGAATTTTTGAGCTGTTGAAGATCAACGATCAGATTCGCGAATCGGCGACAAAGAATCCACAGTTCAACGCGTTGGTGGCGATCGCCAAAGCCAACGGGCACATTACGCTGCAACAGGAAGCAGCGATTGTGATCGCCCAGGGAATTACTTCTGTCGAAGAACTGCAACGAATGTTACAGGCATAA